One genomic region from Microcystis panniformis FACHB-1757 encodes:
- a CDS encoding IS5-like element ISMae4 family transposase — MFISKIMDYQNLSDEQFKRRFGVYKQTYRKMVESVKSVEADSNSPSKRGPKPKLSIEEQVLVTLEYWREYRTYFHIGTSWELSESTICRIVNKTEKMLLQSGNFRLKGKKALLNQAEIPVVTVMDVTETPIERPKKKQKDFLGGKRGYHTLKSQLVADQNTEEIICVFCGKGRGHDFSLFKKSRVRFHPLTTSIEDSGYQGIAAYHSNSYTPKKKSKNRKLTELEKEYNKALAKERIIIEHINRKLKTFKILSCKYRNRRRRYSLRVNLLAAIYNCELGIGIAAS, encoded by the coding sequence ATGTTTATTAGCAAAATTATGGATTATCAAAACTTATCAGATGAACAATTCAAACGCCGTTTCGGTGTGTATAAACAAACATATAGAAAGATGGTAGAATCAGTAAAAAGTGTTGAAGCCGACTCTAATTCACCATCTAAAAGGGGACCGAAACCTAAACTATCTATAGAAGAACAAGTTTTAGTAACGTTAGAATATTGGCGAGAATATAGAACATATTTTCACATTGGTACAAGCTGGGAACTATCAGAATCAACTATATGTCGGATTGTAAATAAGACGGAAAAAATGCTTTTACAATCGGGAAACTTCCGTTTAAAAGGAAAAAAAGCTTTACTCAATCAAGCAGAGATACCGGTCGTAACGGTAATGGATGTAACGGAAACTCCCATTGAACGCCCCAAAAAGAAACAGAAAGATTTTTTGGGGGGTAAAAGAGGTTATCATACTTTAAAATCCCAATTAGTAGCTGATCAAAATACCGAGGAAATTATCTGTGTCTTTTGTGGGAAAGGTAGAGGTCATGATTTTAGTTTATTTAAAAAAAGTCGAGTTCGTTTTCATCCTTTAACTACCAGCATAGAAGACAGTGGTTATCAGGGAATAGCTGCATACCATAGTAATAGTTATACACCGAAAAAGAAATCGAAAAATAGAAAATTAACAGAGTTAGAAAAAGAGTATAACAAGGCTTTAGCCAAAGAAAGGATTATCATTGAACATATAAATAGGAAACTCAAAACCTTTAAAATCTTATCCTGTAAATATCGGAATCGTCGTCGAAGATATAGTTTAAGAGTTAACTTGTTGGCGGCTATTTATAACTGTGAGTTAGGGATAGGTATAGCAGCTTCTTAA
- a CDS encoding SPFH domain-containing protein, translating to MLRLLEFPDLNLYYMRAVQPSQTEPVIVAQSSPDPSRSNSPPSNGSFSLVPIGLTVVVTLILVSLWSQKDKIIGGLKAWTEPDSDTIRSQEFAVDIEVSNIRTQDYLRANVQATIYVYIADTKEDNQKAQKFWVEEDSISTVAVEKAVKKRAETALRGSASKHTLDYLHTNRTEVGKEATTILGNCLNPLGLTVRDLVIGEIEESANYTADNYFDAKAVEARTKVIQPAILATRTEELKTEEAIRKQELDTEETIRKQELEKGRDIRLKELEIGIELENQELTHQETSLKNLETLEKVEKRKTDHELIIEKYQNEKEKELQEAIETSELALKKKLEIAELNDKKELESLKNTTEIEIQLNKLLQDTKLIEENKTFRLKQATINQAIETGEIAATISIISKEKERLETEIERAQAEEAVTTAIEEAQAKRQKLQAEIAAESVENEAKTIERLAEAEGKRYHLIPATDADRTAQMIRELAPRLMENLPQVVEIAKALAPKQGFWETLISILFPMEMEKRLTS from the coding sequence ATGTTAAGATTGCTGGAATTTCCTGATCTGAATCTTTACTATATGAGAGCAGTACAACCCAGCCAAACAGAGCCTGTTATTGTCGCTCAGTCTTCCCCTGATCCTTCCCGATCAAATTCACCGCCAAGTAACGGCAGTTTCTCTTTAGTGCCGATAGGACTGACTGTTGTAGTCACCTTGATACTGGTTTCTTTGTGGTCACAAAAAGATAAAATTATTGGAGGTTTAAAGGCATGGACTGAACCAGACTCAGACACGATTCGATCCCAAGAATTTGCTGTTGATATAGAAGTATCAAATATTCGTACTCAGGATTATTTACGAGCCAATGTACAAGCGACAATTTATGTCTATATTGCCGACACAAAAGAAGACAACCAAAAGGCTCAAAAATTTTGGGTAGAAGAAGACAGTATTTCAACCGTAGCCGTAGAGAAAGCTGTTAAAAAACGCGCCGAAACCGCCTTACGAGGAAGTGCCAGTAAACATACATTAGACTATCTCCATACAAATCGCACAGAGGTGGGAAAAGAGGCTACGACTATACTTGGTAACTGCCTAAATCCTCTAGGATTAACTGTTAGAGACCTAGTTATTGGTGAAATTGAAGAAAGTGCCAACTATACTGCTGACAACTATTTCGATGCCAAGGCAGTTGAAGCTAGGACAAAAGTTATTCAACCGGCAATTCTGGCAACTCGCACGGAAGAGTTAAAGACGGAAGAAGCAATACGAAAACAGGAATTAGATACGGAAGAAACAATACGAAAACAGGAATTAGAGAAAGGCAGAGATATAAGGCTAAAGGAATTAGAGATAGGGATTGAACTAGAAAATCAAGAGCTTACACATCAAGAAACATCTTTGAAAAATTTAGAAACACTGGAAAAAGTCGAAAAGAGGAAGACTGATCATGAGCTAATTATAGAAAAATACCAAAATGAAAAAGAAAAAGAACTACAGGAGGCGATTGAAACCTCTGAATTAGCTTTAAAGAAAAAGCTCGAAATTGCTGAGTTAAACGACAAAAAAGAACTAGAATCCCTCAAAAACACAACAGAGATTGAAATTCAACTTAACAAGCTCTTACAGGACACAAAATTAATTGAGGAAAATAAAACGTTTCGCTTAAAGCAAGCAACAATAAATCAAGCAATAGAAACGGGAGAAATTGCTGCAACCATCTCGATTATTAGCAAAGAAAAAGAACGGCTGGAAACAGAAATAGAACGCGCCCAAGCAGAAGAAGCTGTTACTACAGCAATTGAAGAAGCTCAAGCCAAACGCCAGAAGCTGCAAGCGGAAATAGCCGCAGAGTCAGTGGAGAACGAAGCAAAAACTATCGAACGTTTGGCAGAAGCAGAAGGTAAGCGTTACCATCTCATACCGGCTACGGATGCCGATCGCACGGCTCAAATGATTCGGGAGTTAGCGCCTCGATTAATGGAAAATTTACCCCAGGTTGTTGAAATTGCCAAAGCATTAGCCCCCAAGCAGGGATTTTGGGAGACTCTAATATCTATACTTTTCCCAATGGAAATGGAGAAGAGATTAACAAGTTAA